Proteins from a single region of Lates calcarifer isolate ASB-BC8 linkage group LG19, TLL_Latcal_v3, whole genome shotgun sequence:
- the sfxn5a gene encoding sideroflexin-5a isoform X2 translates to MSVIKKRLQESIQLLDRFRQGTLPPGVTDAQLWQAQKIKQAVIHPDTGEKILMPFRMSGFIPFGTPVVVGLLLPNQTLASTIFWQWLNQSHNACVNYCNRNASKPAPVSKFVQGYLGAVTSAVSIAVGLNVLIQKASRFSPTTRLLVQRFIPFPAVATANVCNVVLMRHSELSEGINVLDGNGNVVGTSKVAARHALLETALTRVVLPMPILVLPPMIMAALEKLPLLQRQRRLVLPIHSLVCLAAFSLALPLAISLFPQMSQISVNQLEPEIAMATDCKIVTYNKGL, encoded by the exons ATGTCTGTAATAAAA AAACGACTTCAGGAGAGCATTCAGCTGCTCGACCGTTTCAGACAAGGAACTCTGCCTCCAGGAGTGACAGACGCTCAG CTTTGGCAAGCTCAGAAAATAAAGCAG GCCGTCATCCACCCTGACACAGGGGAGAAGATCCTCATGCCCTTTCGGATGTCAG GTTTTATCCCATTTGGCACACCAGTG GTTGTTGGCCTCCTCCTCCCGAATCAAACATTGGCATCAACAATCTTCTGGCAG TGGTTAAACCAGAGTCACAATGCCTGCGTTAACTACTGTAACCGCAACGCCTCCAAG CCAGCTCCAGTTTCCAAATTCGTCCAGGGATACCTCGGAGCAGTGACTAGCGCAGTCTCCATTGCT GTGGGTTTGAATGTGTTAATCCAGAAAGCAAGCCGCTTCAGCCCAACAACCAGGCTTTTGGTGCAGAGGTTCATCCCCTTCCCAGCAGTGG CAACTGCAAACGTCTGTAACGTGGTGCTCATGAGACACTCAGAGCTGTCGGAGGGCATCAACGTGCTCGACGGCAACGGGAACGTGGTGGGAACATCCAAAGTGGCTGCCAGGCAT GCACTTCTGGAGACAGCCCTGACCAGAGTGGTGCTTCCCATGCCGATCCTGGTACTTCCTCCCATGATCATGGCTGCACTGGAAAA GCTCcctctcctgcagagacagcgGAGGCTTGTCCTGCCAATCCACAGTCTGGTGTGTCTTGCTGCCTTCAGTCTGGCTCTGCCTCTCGCCATCAGCCTCTTCCCACAGATGTCACAG ATCAGCGTGAATCAGTTAGAGCCGGAGatcgccatggcaacagacTGTAAGATTGTGACATACAATAAAGGCCTGTGA
- the sfxn5a gene encoding sideroflexin-5a isoform X1: MSEYPTFQYGKSRFDQNTFFGRFRHFLDVIDPSTLFVTEKRLQESIQLLDRFRQGTLPPGVTDAQLWQAQKIKQAVIHPDTGEKILMPFRMSGFIPFGTPVVVGLLLPNQTLASTIFWQWLNQSHNACVNYCNRNASKPAPVSKFVQGYLGAVTSAVSIAVGLNVLIQKASRFSPTTRLLVQRFIPFPAVATANVCNVVLMRHSELSEGINVLDGNGNVVGTSKVAARHALLETALTRVVLPMPILVLPPMIMAALEKLPLLQRQRRLVLPIHSLVCLAAFSLALPLAISLFPQMSQISVNQLEPEIAMATDCKIVTYNKGL, encoded by the exons ATGTCTGAATATCCGACCTTCCAGTATGGCAAGTCTCGTTTCGACCag AACACGTTTTTTGGTCGGTTCAGACACTTCCTGGATGTGATTGACCCCAGCACCCTCTTTGTGACAGAG AAACGACTTCAGGAGAGCATTCAGCTGCTCGACCGTTTCAGACAAGGAACTCTGCCTCCAGGAGTGACAGACGCTCAG CTTTGGCAAGCTCAGAAAATAAAGCAG GCCGTCATCCACCCTGACACAGGGGAGAAGATCCTCATGCCCTTTCGGATGTCAG GTTTTATCCCATTTGGCACACCAGTG GTTGTTGGCCTCCTCCTCCCGAATCAAACATTGGCATCAACAATCTTCTGGCAG TGGTTAAACCAGAGTCACAATGCCTGCGTTAACTACTGTAACCGCAACGCCTCCAAG CCAGCTCCAGTTTCCAAATTCGTCCAGGGATACCTCGGAGCAGTGACTAGCGCAGTCTCCATTGCT GTGGGTTTGAATGTGTTAATCCAGAAAGCAAGCCGCTTCAGCCCAACAACCAGGCTTTTGGTGCAGAGGTTCATCCCCTTCCCAGCAGTGG CAACTGCAAACGTCTGTAACGTGGTGCTCATGAGACACTCAGAGCTGTCGGAGGGCATCAACGTGCTCGACGGCAACGGGAACGTGGTGGGAACATCCAAAGTGGCTGCCAGGCAT GCACTTCTGGAGACAGCCCTGACCAGAGTGGTGCTTCCCATGCCGATCCTGGTACTTCCTCCCATGATCATGGCTGCACTGGAAAA GCTCcctctcctgcagagacagcgGAGGCTTGTCCTGCCAATCCACAGTCTGGTGTGTCTTGCTGCCTTCAGTCTGGCTCTGCCTCTCGCCATCAGCCTCTTCCCACAGATGTCACAG ATCAGCGTGAATCAGTTAGAGCCGGAGatcgccatggcaacagacTGTAAGATTGTGACATACAATAAAGGCCTGTGA
- the sfxn5a gene encoding sideroflexin-5a isoform X3, which produces MPFRMSGFIPFGTPVVVGLLLPNQTLASTIFWQWLNQSHNACVNYCNRNASKPAPVSKFVQGYLGAVTSAVSIAVGLNVLIQKASRFSPTTRLLVQRFIPFPAVATANVCNVVLMRHSELSEGINVLDGNGNVVGTSKVAARHALLETALTRVVLPMPILVLPPMIMAALEKLPLLQRQRRLVLPIHSLVCLAAFSLALPLAISLFPQMSQISVNQLEPEIAMATDCKIVTYNKGL; this is translated from the exons ATGCCCTTTCGGATGTCAG GTTTTATCCCATTTGGCACACCAGTG GTTGTTGGCCTCCTCCTCCCGAATCAAACATTGGCATCAACAATCTTCTGGCAG TGGTTAAACCAGAGTCACAATGCCTGCGTTAACTACTGTAACCGCAACGCCTCCAAG CCAGCTCCAGTTTCCAAATTCGTCCAGGGATACCTCGGAGCAGTGACTAGCGCAGTCTCCATTGCT GTGGGTTTGAATGTGTTAATCCAGAAAGCAAGCCGCTTCAGCCCAACAACCAGGCTTTTGGTGCAGAGGTTCATCCCCTTCCCAGCAGTGG CAACTGCAAACGTCTGTAACGTGGTGCTCATGAGACACTCAGAGCTGTCGGAGGGCATCAACGTGCTCGACGGCAACGGGAACGTGGTGGGAACATCCAAAGTGGCTGCCAGGCAT GCACTTCTGGAGACAGCCCTGACCAGAGTGGTGCTTCCCATGCCGATCCTGGTACTTCCTCCCATGATCATGGCTGCACTGGAAAA GCTCcctctcctgcagagacagcgGAGGCTTGTCCTGCCAATCCACAGTCTGGTGTGTCTTGCTGCCTTCAGTCTGGCTCTGCCTCTCGCCATCAGCCTCTTCCCACAGATGTCACAG ATCAGCGTGAATCAGTTAGAGCCGGAGatcgccatggcaacagacTGTAAGATTGTGACATACAATAAAGGCCTGTGA